A region of Vibrio tubiashii ATCC 19109 DNA encodes the following proteins:
- a CDS encoding Sapep family Mn(2+)-dependent dipeptidase encodes MTERNFSNLAIEYFEHRTDELLSDLSGLIAIPSVRDESTKPHHAPFGKSIREAFDYLINFAKREGLEVRDHQGYAMDISYGQGEEEIGILHHVDVVPAGDASRWKTPPFELHQQGALVFGRGVTDNKGPLMASLYILKMFKQLNVPMKRKIRVIIGGAEETTWECVEHYFRHQPQPAVGFSPDGDFPIVNGEKGILYAELQKEFPPLRDLGCCQIHRIESERDRTSTCHHLSVWFSGQQAARVAQHFDSVAEVTQQKELYRVVLTTPWEKSRNPHRVPNCLDKFMTVMRHVEGLDANSKSLIELLDSCFSESIDGAKLGLAYHDEEMGSTSCCVSSLNLNEHGYNLDFDFRFPKGLSIEETRTQLQHLSQKYGVSFNEQQYLPLSYLSPESALIQAMGKAYSEVTGMESQCFSKGAASYARALSNGVAFGPTFPGDVTHVHEPNEQLSLESLRKAITIYVKVLISLQE; translated from the coding sequence ATGACGGAACGCAATTTTTCCAACCTAGCGATAGAGTATTTTGAACACCGTACTGATGAATTACTCAGCGACTTATCTGGATTAATTGCTATTCCGTCAGTGCGTGATGAGAGCACCAAACCTCACCATGCGCCGTTTGGTAAAAGTATTAGAGAAGCATTTGATTACCTTATTAATTTTGCCAAAAGAGAAGGGTTAGAAGTACGCGATCACCAAGGCTATGCAATGGACATTAGCTATGGTCAAGGTGAAGAAGAAATCGGCATTTTACATCACGTCGATGTCGTCCCTGCAGGGGACGCAAGCCGTTGGAAAACGCCTCCGTTTGAACTTCACCAACAGGGCGCTTTGGTGTTTGGCCGAGGTGTAACGGATAACAAGGGGCCTCTTATGGCTTCGCTGTACATCCTCAAGATGTTTAAGCAGCTCAATGTACCGATGAAGCGGAAAATTCGCGTCATTATCGGTGGGGCTGAAGAGACAACTTGGGAATGTGTAGAGCATTATTTTCGTCATCAGCCGCAACCGGCTGTTGGCTTTTCTCCGGATGGCGACTTCCCAATCGTCAATGGAGAGAAAGGTATCTTGTATGCCGAGTTACAAAAAGAATTCCCACCTTTACGTGACTTAGGATGTTGCCAGATTCACCGGATTGAAAGTGAGCGAGACCGTACTTCAACGTGTCACCACCTTTCGGTTTGGTTTTCAGGACAACAGGCAGCAAGAGTGGCACAACACTTTGACAGTGTTGCCGAAGTAACTCAGCAGAAGGAGCTGTATCGCGTTGTGTTGACAACGCCGTGGGAGAAATCTCGCAACCCGCATCGCGTCCCAAATTGTTTGGACAAGTTTATGACTGTGATGCGCCATGTAGAAGGGTTAGACGCAAACTCAAAAAGCTTGATTGAATTGCTCGATTCTTGTTTTTCAGAGTCGATTGATGGAGCGAAATTAGGGCTTGCGTATCACGATGAGGAAATGGGTAGCACCAGCTGCTGCGTCTCTTCTCTCAACCTTAACGAACATGGATACAACTTGGATTTTGATTTTCGGTTTCCTAAAGGACTGAGCATCGAAGAGACCCGTACCCAACTCCAACACTTATCCCAAAAGTATGGAGTGAGTTTCAACGAGCAACAGTACCTACCTCTATCTTACCTCTCACCCGAAAGTGCCCTTATCCAAGCGATGGGAAAAGCGTATTCCGAAGTTACGGGAATGGAATCTCAATGCTTTAGCAAAGGCGCGGCATCGTACGCGCGTGCGTTAAGCAATGGTGTGGCATTCGGACCTACTTTTCCAGGTGATGTGACTCATGTGCATGAGCCCAATGAACAGCTCAGCCTCGAGTCATTGAGAAAAGCAATAACAATATACGTGAAAGTTCTCATATCACTTCAGGAGTAA